A genomic window from Candidatus Methylacidiphilum fumarolicum includes:
- the hemC gene encoding hydroxymethylbilane synthase yields MNLLVIGTRGSPLALIQTQSIIDRLKQEYTDLEIKTKIIKTTGDQLCDYEHLEAIQQRGIFTKEIEKKLLEAEIDLAVHSLKDLPVEMPQGLEIAAIPPREDPRDCWVSLHYPHPDGLEPGAIVAVGSPRRANQLLRKRPDLRVVPIRGNVETRLKRLRENKEWMGTILAIAGIKRLGIDLSSFFCTPLGMDWMLAAPGQGALALETRQGDKRTKDLVQFLNDFPSACEVCAERSFLYELGGGCRAAVGAMAKVEGSKLVLYGIWWPEGSLRPKEGKVVGQIQEAKKLGQELAHLLKKL; encoded by the coding sequence GTGAACTTACTTGTTATTGGAACACGGGGTAGCCCGCTAGCTTTAATTCAAACTCAGAGTATTATTGACCGTCTGAAGCAGGAATACACGGATCTAGAGATAAAGACGAAAATAATAAAGACCACTGGTGATCAATTGTGTGACTATGAGCATTTAGAAGCAATCCAGCAAAGAGGAATTTTTACAAAGGAAATAGAAAAAAAATTACTCGAAGCTGAAATTGATCTAGCTGTTCATAGCCTCAAAGATTTGCCTGTGGAAATGCCTCAAGGATTGGAGATTGCAGCCATACCACCAAGGGAGGATCCAAGGGATTGCTGGGTAAGCCTTCATTATCCGCATCCTGATGGCCTTGAGCCTGGGGCTATTGTGGCAGTAGGTAGTCCCAGGAGAGCTAATCAACTGTTAAGAAAGAGGCCAGATCTACGAGTAGTTCCTATTCGAGGCAATGTTGAGACACGGTTAAAAAGGCTTAGAGAAAATAAAGAATGGATGGGAACCATTTTGGCGATAGCAGGAATAAAAAGGCTTGGGATAGATTTATCCTCTTTTTTTTGCACACCTCTCGGAATGGATTGGATGCTGGCTGCTCCGGGTCAGGGAGCCTTAGCTTTGGAAACACGGCAGGGAGATAAAAGGACTAAGGATCTTGTCCAATTCCTCAATGATTTTCCTTCGGCTTGTGAAGTATGTGCTGAAAGATCTTTTCTTTATGAACTTGGAGGGGGGTGCAGAGCGGCTGTGGGGGCTATGGCAAAAGTAGAAGGATCTAAGTTAGTCCTCTATGGGATATGGTGGCCAGAAGGCAGTCTGCGACCAAAAGAGGGAAAAGTTGTTGGTCAAATTCAAGAAGCTAAAAAGTTAGGGCAAGAGTTAGCCCATTTGTTAAAAAAACTGTAG
- a CDS encoding cytochrome C assembly family protein encodes MNISQERIWLILATVLEFCVSLYGFFILGAKKRTGGDKLSFILLFIAFFLETLFLYLRGISINHCPITNFLETLAFLSWALLLIYFIIGSTYRISILGFFTAPTAFLINLIGLSGRPDTPKLMPKLGWMLEVHAAFSILAYAIFGIAALAAVIYLMEDKELKTHKLSSLFFWFPPIGDLFYIQKRILLMGLVLLTAGLIGGILISPKSSWDWVKISWSIGIWLFYLYLVFCSFLFHPGMKRLSILSIGGFLFIFLTFWGINYFSQFHRF; translated from the coding sequence TTATGGTTTTTTCATATTAGGAGCTAAAAAGCGGACGGGAGGAGACAAGTTAAGTTTTATTCTTCTTTTTATCGCTTTCTTTTTAGAAACCCTTTTCTTATATTTGAGAGGCATTTCTATCAATCATTGTCCTATCACCAATTTTCTGGAAACTCTTGCATTCCTTTCTTGGGCTTTACTACTTATCTATTTTATCATCGGCTCAACTTATAGAATCTCCATTCTAGGTTTTTTTACAGCTCCGACTGCCTTCTTGATTAATCTGATTGGCTTGAGTGGTCGACCCGATACCCCCAAGCTGATGCCCAAATTAGGGTGGATGCTGGAAGTGCACGCGGCTTTTTCGATATTAGCTTATGCGATTTTTGGAATCGCAGCCCTTGCCGCAGTCATTTATCTGATGGAAGATAAAGAACTCAAAACCCATAAACTTTCATCTTTATTTTTTTGGTTCCCGCCTATAGGGGATCTTTTTTATATTCAAAAAAGAATTTTATTGATGGGGCTTGTTTTGCTGACAGCTGGCCTTATAGGAGGCATTTTGATATCTCCAAAAAGTTCTTGGGATTGGGTAAAAATTAGCTGGTCGATTGGAATCTGGTTATTTTATCTTTATCTAGTTTTCTGCTCTTTTCTTTTTCATCCAGGAATGAAGCGATTATCTATCCTATCGATTGGCGGCTTTTTATTTATTTTTTTAACATTTTGGGGAATAAATTATTTTAGTCAATTTCATAGATTTTAA
- the hemA gene encoding glutamyl-tRNA reductase — protein sequence MKILFGGGLSFDTSSIELREQVAFRSEEYPQALSMMKEMMQLEEAVLLSTCNRVEFFAVSKDPDQASKSWSEFLKIYHKKQFPFELYSHFYKGKNCIEHLFELASGLKSMVVGETEILGQLKEAYLIAKAQGMAGKYLNKLFQSGFAAAKAARSATWITRGSISVSAVAVDLAEKLFGRLSGCSIMIVGAGVVSEATAKALQKKGGNIILVANRTFEKALSISQEIKAEAIPWSEFPNRISRVDILISSTAAPHYVITREKLAPLMGMRGGRPLFLIDLAVPRDIDPAVQELDGVYCYNIDDLQSIADQNLKDRLAEVDKCKNLIAPHIERYYQWMIGSLNATESGFIRNFRIA from the coding sequence ATGAAAATTCTCTTCGGGGGCGGGCTTTCTTTTGATACTTCCTCCATTGAATTACGTGAACAGGTAGCATTCCGCAGCGAGGAATATCCTCAGGCGCTCTCCATGATGAAAGAAATGATGCAACTAGAAGAAGCGGTGTTACTTTCTACCTGCAATCGAGTGGAATTTTTTGCAGTCAGTAAAGATCCTGATCAGGCTTCAAAAAGTTGGAGTGAATTTCTGAAAATATACCATAAAAAGCAATTCCCCTTTGAATTATATTCTCATTTTTACAAGGGCAAAAATTGCATCGAACATCTTTTTGAACTTGCCAGTGGTTTAAAATCCATGGTTGTGGGGGAGACCGAAATTTTAGGCCAACTAAAGGAAGCTTATCTGATTGCAAAGGCGCAGGGTATGGCTGGTAAGTATTTAAACAAGCTATTCCAGTCTGGCTTTGCCGCAGCTAAAGCAGCACGATCTGCGACATGGATCACACGGGGGAGCATTTCGGTGAGTGCTGTGGCTGTTGATTTGGCTGAAAAACTCTTTGGGAGGCTCTCTGGTTGTTCTATAATGATTGTTGGAGCCGGAGTCGTCAGTGAGGCTACTGCCAAAGCTCTTCAAAAGAAAGGGGGAAATATTATTCTTGTAGCCAATCGCACTTTTGAAAAGGCCCTCTCTATAAGCCAAGAGATAAAAGCTGAAGCCATTCCTTGGTCTGAATTTCCAAATCGAATTTCCAGAGTGGATATACTTATTAGCTCTACGGCCGCTCCCCATTATGTAATCACTAGAGAGAAACTAGCCCCCCTTATGGGGATGCGTGGGGGCAGGCCGCTTTTCCTCATAGATCTTGCCGTTCCTAGGGATATTGATCCGGCAGTTCAAGAATTGGATGGAGTCTATTGTTATAACATTGATGATTTGCAGTCGATTGCCGACCAGAATCTAAAAGATCGTCTGGCCGAGGTAGATAAATGCAAAAATCTTATAGCGCCGCATATCGAAAGATATTATCAATGGATGATAGGATCATTAAATGCTACAGAATCAGGTTTTATTAGGAATTTTAGGATCGCGTGA
- the cobA gene encoding uroporphyrinogen-III C-methyltransferase codes for MKDKKIGTVFLVGAGPGDPLLLTLKAKELIEKADFIFYDYLCNPEILDWASNHCIKVYVGKIAGKAAYSQREIEQMLISKAAEGKNVVRLKGGDPLLFGRGGEEAEALKQSGIPFEIVPGVSSALAVPAYAGIPLTHRNYASVLTIVTGHEDPAKKSSAIGWETVAKLKGTKVILMGVERIGAIVSSLIESGMDPKTPLAVISWGTFPYQKVVESTLGDILSGTHSIFTPPAIIVIGEVVRLRKELQWFENKPLYGQRVVVTRTKEACSRLAKRLIELGAEVLEIPTIRIIPQPLDAKQKRILENIDAFYDWLLFTSPTAVDIFFDQFLQLENDIRRLGKVKLGAIGKSTARAIASFYLHVDVIPEKFTSMSLGECFYQRGIEGVRFLLPRSSLADDSLANVLKTQGASVDQWSLYAIEPETEDVRGHRERFKHIGAHWILFASASSVRYWHQLNLQCHDTSLIPKVVSIGPLTTKALKDFQQEVYVESKEHSIDGLIETLLQVVKQNRAGN; via the coding sequence ATGAAGGATAAAAAGATTGGAACGGTTTTTCTTGTTGGCGCTGGCCCTGGAGACCCATTGCTTTTAACGCTCAAGGCCAAAGAGCTCATAGAGAAAGCCGATTTTATATTCTATGACTATCTCTGTAATCCAGAAATCTTAGATTGGGCTTCTAACCATTGTATAAAAGTTTATGTAGGGAAAATTGCCGGCAAAGCAGCTTATTCACAAAGGGAAATAGAACAGATGCTTATCTCTAAAGCGGCTGAAGGAAAGAATGTAGTCCGATTAAAAGGGGGAGATCCTCTTTTGTTTGGCCGTGGAGGAGAAGAAGCGGAGGCTTTGAAGCAGTCGGGAATTCCTTTTGAAATAGTTCCAGGGGTAAGTTCCGCTTTAGCTGTTCCTGCATATGCTGGGATCCCTTTAACCCATAGGAATTATGCTTCAGTGCTGACCATTGTCACGGGTCACGAAGATCCCGCAAAGAAATCTTCGGCTATAGGATGGGAAACGGTCGCCAAATTAAAGGGAACGAAAGTCATATTAATGGGAGTGGAGCGAATTGGTGCAATCGTTAGTAGCCTTATAGAGTCTGGAATGGATCCTAAGACGCCGCTGGCTGTTATTTCCTGGGGAACTTTTCCTTATCAAAAAGTGGTAGAATCTACCCTAGGGGACATATTGTCTGGAACGCATTCAATATTTACTCCGCCTGCTATCATTGTCATTGGAGAGGTGGTTCGGCTTAGAAAAGAATTGCAGTGGTTTGAAAATAAGCCTCTTTACGGACAAAGGGTGGTGGTGACAAGAACCAAAGAAGCTTGCTCAAGACTAGCGAAGCGTTTAATTGAACTTGGAGCTGAAGTCTTGGAAATTCCGACAATTAGAATTATCCCTCAGCCATTGGATGCTAAGCAGAAACGAATATTAGAAAATATTGATGCCTTTTATGATTGGCTTCTCTTTACGAGCCCAACGGCAGTAGACATATTTTTTGATCAATTTCTTCAGCTTGAAAATGATATTCGACGGCTCGGAAAAGTAAAACTGGGAGCGATTGGAAAGTCAACCGCTCGAGCCATCGCCTCTTTCTATCTTCATGTGGATGTGATTCCAGAAAAATTTACTTCCATGAGCTTAGGGGAATGTTTTTATCAAAGGGGCATCGAGGGGGTACGGTTTTTACTGCCGCGAAGTTCTTTAGCCGATGATAGCCTAGCCAATGTGTTAAAAACACAGGGAGCCAGTGTCGATCAATGGTCTTTATATGCAATAGAGCCCGAAACCGAAGATGTCCGTGGGCACAGAGAGAGATTTAAACATATTGGAGCCCATTGGATTCTATTTGCTAGCGCCAGTTCAGTTAGATATTGGCATCAACTGAACCTCCAATGCCATGATACCTCTCTAATACCTAAAGTAGTTAGCATAGGACCTCTCACCACAAAGGCCTTAAAAGATTTTCAACAAGAAGTGTATGTCGAATCAAAAGAACATAGTATTGATGGGCTTATTGAGACTCTTCTTCAAGTTGTCAAACAAAATAGAGCTGGTAACTAA